The Neoarius graeffei isolate fNeoGra1 chromosome 7, fNeoGra1.pri, whole genome shotgun sequence genome includes a region encoding these proteins:
- the LOC132889319 gene encoding alcohol dehydrogenase 1-like: MATAGKVIKCLAAVAWEPNAPLVIEEIEVAPPQKNEIRIKVIATGVCHTDLYHLFEGKHKEGFPAVLGHEGAGIVESIGPGVTEFKPGDKVIPLFISQCRECRFCKSPKTNLCEHSWSSDRYAQMSDTITRFSCRGKPVLQFMGTSTFSEYTVMNQIAVTKIHDDASLDRVCLLGCGISTGYGAAINTAKVEPGSVCAVFGLGAVGLAAVMGCKNAGASRIIAVDINEQKFEKAKVFGATEFVNPKAHKKPVSEVLAEMTDGGVDFSLECVGNVAVMRSALESCAKGWGVSVLVGWTDVSDFSARPIQLIAGKTWKGSLFGGFKSKDSVPKLVLDYMAGRIKLDEFVTHTMSLEQVNDAIELMKKGECIRTILKVSK; the protein is encoded by the exons ATGGCTACTGCAGGAAAG GTGATTAAATGTCTGGCTGCTGTAGCCTGGGAGCCCAATGCTCCCCTGGTGATAGAGGAGATTGAAGTAGCTCCACCCCAAAAGAATGAAATACGGATCAAG GTGATTGCTACAGGTGTTTGTCACACCGATTTGTATCATCTGTTTGAGGGAAAGCATAAGGAGGGCTTTCCTGCTGTTCTTGGCCATGAGGGAGCTGGTATAGTGGAGAGTATTGGACCTGGAGTCACCGAGTTCAAACCAG GTGATAAGGTCATTCCCCTCTTCATCTCTCAGTGTCGAGAGTGCAGGTTCTGTAAGAGTCCAAAGACTAACCTGTGTGAGCACAGCTG GTCTAGTGATCGATATGCTCAGATGTCAGATACCATCACACGCTTCTCCTGTCGTGGTAAGCCTGTCCTACAGTTCATGGGCACCAGCACCTTCTCTGAATACACGGTCATGAACCAGATTGCTGTGACGAAGATCCATGATGATGCCTCTTTGGACCGTGTTTGCCTGCTTGGCTGTGGCATTTCCACTGGCTATGGAGCAGCCATCAACACCGCCAAA GTAGAGCCAGGCTCAGTGTGTGCAGTGTTTGGACTTGGTGCCGTAGGCCTTGCTGCAGTCATGGGCTGTAAGAATGCTGGAGCATCCAGGATCATTGCTGTGGACATCAATGAGCAGAAGTTTGAAAAGGCGAAGGTATTTGGTGCCACTGAATTCGTGAACCCCAAAGCACACAAAAAGCCTGTCAGTGAGGTTCTGGCAGAAATGACCGATGGGGGTGTGGATTTCTCCCTGGAGTGTGTGGGCAACGTGGCTGTCATG AGGAGTGCACTGGAGTCGTGTGCTAAAGGTTGGGGTGTGAGTGTGCTTGTTGGCTGGACAGACGTTAGTGATTTCTCTGCTCGACCAATTCAGCTAATTGCTGGAAAGACCTGGAAGGGATCACTGTTTGGAG GTTTTAAGAGTAAGGATTCGGTTCCAAAGCTCGTCCTAGACTACATGGCTGGCCGTATAAAGTTGGATGAATTTGTAACCCATACTATGAGTCTTGAGCAGGTCAATGATGCCATTGAGCTCATGAAGAAGGGAGAATG CATTCGAACCATCCTGAAGGTGTCCAAGTGA
- the metap1 gene encoding methionine aminopeptidase 1, producing the protein MAAVVATRACETEGCSKEAKLQCPTCIKLGIQGSYFCSQECFKGSWGTHKLLHKKAKEDKKDEEKNCVEKEVNTDPWPGYKYSGKLRPHYPLTPMRPVPGHIQRPDYADHPLGMSETEQTLKGTSQIKILTPEETEGMRIVCKLAREVLDIAAMMVKPGVTTEEIDHAVHLACTARNCYPSPLNYYNFPKSCCTSVNEVICHGIPDRRTLQEGDILNVDITVFHNGYHGDLNETFFVGEVDEGAKRLVQTTYECLMQAIDAVKPGVRYRELGNIIQKHAQANGFSVVRSYCGHGIHKLFHTAPNVPHYAKNKAVGVMKPGHVFTIEPMICEGGWQDETWPDGWTAVTRDGKRSAQFEHTLLVTETGCEILTRRLDENGRAHFLSQM; encoded by the exons aTGGCGGCTGTGGTGGCGACACGGGCGTGTGAAACCGAGGGCTGCAGTAAAGAAGCCAAACTGCAGTGTCCCACCTGTATTAAACTCGGGATACAAGGATCCTATTTCTGCTCTCAG GAATGTTTCAAAGGCAGCTGGGGTACCCATAAACTACTCCACAAGAAAGCAA AGGAAGACAAAAAGGATGAAGAGAAGAACTGTGTGGAGAAGGAGGTCAACACAGATCCCTGGCCTGGATACAAGTACTCTGGCAAGCTGAGACCTCACTATCCTCTG ACACCCATGCGGCCTGTTCCAGGGCACATTCAGAGGCCAGACTATGCTGATCATCCACTGG GGATGTCTGAGACGGAGCAGACGCTTAAAGGGACTTCTCAAATTAAGATCCTTACTCCTGAAGAGACCGAGGGCATGAGAATCGTCTGTAAG CTGGCACGAGAGGTTCTCGACATTGCTGCCATGATGGTGAAACCTGGAGTGACAACAGAGGAGATTGATCATGCTGTGCATCTG GCATGCACAGCACGGAACTGCTATCCATCACCTCTCAACTACTACAACTTTCCAAAGTCATGCTGTACTTCAGTTAATGAGGTCATCTGCCATGGAATACCAGACCGCCGCACCCTACAAGAGGGGGACATACTTAATG TGGATATTACTGTTTTCCACAACGGTTACCATGGAGATCTGAATGAGACGTTTTTTGTGGGTGAGGTGGATGAAGGGGCAAAAAGGCTGGTGCAGACTACATATGAATGCCTTATGCAAGCTATTGATGCTG TGAAGCCTGGTGTACGTTATCGGGAGCTGGGGAACATCATTCAGAAACATGCACAGGCTAATGGATTTTCTGTGGTGCGAAGTTATTGTGGTCATGGCATCCACAAACTCTTTCATACAGCACCCAACGTGCCACATTATGCAA AGAATAAAGCTGTTGGAGTGATGAAACCTGGTCATGTCTTCACGATTGAACCCATGATCTGTGAAG GTGGTTGGCAGGATGAGACGTGGCCAGATGGTTGGACAGCTGTTACTCGAGATGGGAAACGTTCTGCCCAGTTTGAGCACACGCTTCTGGTGACCGAAACAGGTTGTGAGATTCTCACTCGTCGACTCGATGAAAATGGCCGTGCTCACTTCTTGTCACAGATGTAG